The Aeromonas encheleia genomic sequence CAGCACACGGGGGCGATCGTTCCTGTTCTTTGCCCTCGGGGTGTTTGCGGGGACAGGGTTAAGGCACAGGTTTACACTGCGTGTGCCCGAGAATGGTTTGATTGCTCTGAATGTACCACTCGACCCACTGCGTCTAGGTTCCAACAGTACTCGCACGACACACCCGTACTACATGGCTCGCTGGAATGAACTGCTGGATGTCCTCGGTATAAATGGCGAAGTCCAAAATCCATGTTGGAGCCAGACAAAGGGAGAGATGGCTGCAAGTTGCCGGAACCCAGATTTACTGAGGAAGTTGGTGCCAGATTCTTTATCTTGCTCATCACCGACGAAAGGGCGCTGGAAGGGATTAAGTATTGAACACTGCGGCTACTGCCTACCCTGCCTGATTCGCCGTGCTGCATTAGATAACGCATGGGGGGCTGGTAATGATGGCACAATATACACAGTGTCGGATTTACATGCACAGCCGCTGGATACCCGTGAGGCAACGGGTAAGCAGGTTAGATCATTCCAATATGCAATTGAGAGATTAAAAAACAAGCCACAGCTTGCGAGCCTCCTTATTCATAAACCAGGCCCACTTGATGATGAGTCTGGACACTTGGAGGAATGGGCGAATGTTTACCTGCGGGGGTTAACTGAAGTGGCAAGCTTGATAAATGGCGTCAAGACACGTCCGAGTTGATAAGGGACTACATGACTACACAAGGTTTGGTGGATTTTCATTGCCATCTTGACCTCTATCCCGATCATGCAGCGGCAGTTCAGATGGCGGAGGATGCTGGTATTTTTACACTGGCCGTCACGACGACGCCGCGCGCTTGGCCGCGTAACAATGAATTGACACAACATACTCGGTATGTGCGTGCCGCATTAGGGTTGCATCCTCAATTAGTCGCTGAACGAGAGCACGAAATTAAACTATGGGATCAATACTTGTCGGAAACACGCTATGTGGGAGAGGTTGGGCTAGATGCCGGTCCCCGGTTCTACAAATCACTTGACGCGCAAAAAAGGGTTTTTCGGCATGTACTCGAACGATGTGCGGAGGCTGGTGACAAGATCATTACCGTTCACAGTGTGAGATCCGTGAAGGCTGTTTTGGAACACTTGGAGGCTTACTTGCCATCAGGGAGAGGCAAGGTTGTGCTCCACTGGTTCACTGGAACAAAGAGCGAAGCCAAGCGGGCAATTGAATTAGGATGTTACTTTTCAATCAATGCAGCCATGCTTTCTAATGAACGCCATTTGCCAATGGTTAATGTTATCCCCCAAGATAGACTGCTGACGGAAACGGATGGGCCATTCACGCAAGTTGGAGACCGCTTCTCTATACCATCCGATGTCGCTTTAGTTGTTAAGGTATTAGGGGGGATTAATAATGTGCCCGTTGATAAAATGACTGAGATTATTCGAAACAACCTTCGAGCACTGCTAATCAAATAAGCTTGGCACGAGTTGGTGGGCTTCAGCTAAAGCCAGCTCGCGCTATATGCCTTGTTTCACGGCTTCAATATTGAACGTTTGGATATCCTCGACACCCTGAGCGTCTCCGACAGGGTGGTTGCTGTTCTGACTCATTGGAATGCTGCGTCGCAATGACAGCTGTTCCCGCCCTACCTATCACACTTCAGGCCAAATTACGTCCATATTCGGCCAACTACTGACTCCACCGAGTTGATGTGACTCAAAACATGGTCGCAAAGGCTACGAGTGGGTAAACTAGCCCGCAATAGTGCGCCTTTGGCGCCCCCTTAATCGTCGCCTCACATTCCGGATATTTCATGGCCATCAAGAAGAACGAACTTTACTCCTCCCTCTGGGCAAGCTGCGATGAGCTGCGTGGCGGGATGGATGCCTCCCAGTACAAGGACTACGTGCTGACCCTGCTGTTTGTGAAATACGTTTCCGATAAGGCCAAGGGCAATCCCTACGCCATGATCGAGGTGCCGGGTGGGGCGAGCTTCGATGACATGGTGGCCCTCAAGGGCAGCAAGGAGATTGGCGAGGGGATCAACCGCATCATCAGTGCGCTGGCCGTTGCCAACGATCTGCAAGGGATTATCACCATTGCCGACTTCAACGACGAGGACAAGCTCGGCAAGGGCAAGGAGATGACCGACCGTCTCTCTAAGCTGGTGGCCATCTTCGAGGGGCTCGATCTCTCGGCCAACCGCACCGAAGGGGACGATCTGCTAGGGGATGCCTATGAATACCTGATGCGCCACTTCGCCACCGAGTCGGGCAAGTCCAAGGGGCAGTTCTATACCCCGGCCGAGGTGTCGCGTATTCTGGCCAAGGTGATCGGCATTAGCCGCCAGACTCCGCAAGATGCCACCGTCTACGATCCCACCTGCGGCTCGGGCTCCCTGCTGCTCAAGGCCAGTGATGAGGCCAGTCCCAAGGGGCTCTCCATCTACGGGCAGGAGATGGACAACGCCACTCAAGCGCTGGCGCGGATGAACATGATCCTGCACGACAACCCCACCGCCAAGGTGTGGAAAGGCAACACCCTGGCCGATCCGCAATGGAAAGAGGCGAACGGTGCCCTCAAGACCTTCGACTTCGCGGTGGCCAATCCGCCGTTTTCAAACAAGAACTGGACCAGCGGGCTCGATGCCGAGCACGATCCATTCGATCGCTTCAACTGGGGCGTACCGCCCGAGAAAAACGGCGACTACGCCTTCCTGCTGCACATCATCAAGAGCCTGAAAAGCACCGGCAAGGGCGCGGTGATCCTGCCCCACGGCGTGCTGTTTCGTGGCAATGCCGAGGCGCGCATTCGCGAGAACCTGCTGAAACAAGGCTACATCAAGGGGATCATCGGCCTGCCCGCCAACCTCTTCTACGGCACCGGCATCCCCGCCTGCATCATCGTGATCGACAAGGAGCACGCCCAGGCACGAGCCTTCAATCCCACGAGGGCAACCAGCGAGCAGCAGCGGATCTTGATGGTCGATGCCAGCCGCGGCTTTATCAAAGACGGCAACAAGAATCGGCTGCGCGAGCAGGATATCCACCGGATTGTCGACACCTTCACCCGTGGTCTGACGCTGGATGGCTACAGCCGCTGGGTGCCGCTCGCTGAAATCGCCGCCAACGATTACAACCTCAATATCCCGCGTTATATCGACGGCAGCGAGGGGGAAGATCTGCACGATCTGGCCGCTCACTTGCAAGGGGGCATCCCCGAGCGCGATATCGCGGCGCTCGGCCCCTACTGGCAGATCTTCCCGACCCTGAAAACCACCCTGTTTGCGCCGCTGCGCCACGGCTACAGCCAGGCGAAAGTGCCCGCCGCCAAGGTCAAGGGCACCATTCTGGCCCATGACGAATTTACCCGCTTCAAGCAGGCGGCGCTGGCGCCGTTCAGCAACTGGTATGCGGCCTGCCAGTTGTCGGAGTTTGCCAAGGGCGACTCCCCCAAGGCGCTGATCGAGGAGATAAGCGAGGCACTGCTGGAGGCGTACCGCAGCGCGGGCCTTGGCGAGTTGCTCGACCCCTACGCCATCTATCAGCTGTTGATGGACTACTGGCAGAGCCAGCTGCAAGACGATCTCTATGTGCTGTCGCAAGATGGCTGGGAGGCGGGCCGGGTGCTGCGCGAGTTGAAGGTGGAGAAGGGCGAGAAGCAGAAAGAGAGCGCCGATCTCGTTATCGGCAAGGCCAAATACAAGGCTGAGCTTATCCCGCCCGCCTTGCTGGTGGCCCGCTTCTTTAGCGAGCAGCAGCAGGCGCTGGAAAAGTTGCAAGCCGCGCTGGATGAGGCCACTCAGGCGCTCGAATCCTTTATCGAGGAGCAGAGTGGTGAAGAGGGGAGCCTCGCCGAGGCCCTGAACGACAAGGAGAAAGTCACTGCCGCCAGCGTCAAGGCGCGCCTGAAGCTGGCCACCGACAGAGAAGAAAAGGCGGTGCTTAAGCAGGCACAAACGCTATTCGATACCGAAGCCAGTGCCAAAAAAGCCCATAAAGAGGCGAACGACGCGCTGGATAAGGCCGTGTTTGCCCACTACCCCAAACTTGACGATACCGAGATCAAAACCCTGCTGGTGGAAGACAAGTGGCAAGCGAGCCTCTGCGGCGCACTGGAAGCCGAGATTGAGCGGGTCACCCAGCAACTGGCAACTCGGGTCAAGGAGCTGGAGGAGCGCTATAGCAGCTCCCTGCCACAGCTCACCAAGAGCGTCAGCGAGCTGGAAGCCAAGGTTGCGACCCATCTGAAAGCCATGGGGCTGGAGTGGGCATAATGGCGGAGAAAATGATGCAGGCTAAAGCGGGTGAATTGGTGGCCAAGCAGACCATCCCGGCAGGTTATAAGCAGACCGAGATGGGGGTTATTCCGGAGGACTGGGAAGTCTACTTTCTTCATGAGCTGGCTAACTTTGGTGGTGGAACTACACCGTTAAGAGCTAAATATGAAAGATATTATCAATGTGGTATTCACCCATGGGTAAAAACGCTCGATCTTAATAATTCAGTAATCTCTATCACTGATGAATGTGTCACAGAAAAGGCACTGCAAGAAACAAGCTTAAAACTGCATGACATTGGTTCTGTGCTAGTCGCTATGTATGGTGGATTTAACCAGATAGGAAGAACTGGTTTACTAAATGTTAATGCAGCCATAAATCAAGCGTTGGTTGCCATTATTCCCAAAAAGGGAAGTCTAGACTCTAAATACCTGCTGCATAATTTAAATTTTAATGTTGATTATTGGAAGGGCATTGCTAGTAGTAGCCGAAAAGACCCTAATATTACGAGCAATGATGTTAAAGCGTTCAAGCTCCCTATACCGACAATCGAAGAACAGAAAGCTATTGCAACTGCAGTCTCTAATTCTGATGCCTTGATTGTTAGCTTGGAGCAGTTGATAGCCAAGAAACAGGCCATCAAAACAGCCACCATGCAGCAACTGCTGACCGGCCGTACCCGCTTGCCACAGTTCGCCCTGCACCCGGATGGCACTCCCAAAGGCTATAAATCCAGCGAACTGGGACAAATCCCGGAGGATTGGAAGATTTTATCCATTGGTCAGGATGCTGCACTGAAAGCTCGTATCGGTTGGCAGGCATTGACAACGAAGGAGTATCAAGACTCAGGTGAGGTTTTTCTAGTGACGGGAACTGATTTCGATGCTGGATTAGTGATGTGGGACAGATGTTGTTATGTGAGTGAATGGCGTTATAAACAAGACCCTAACATTCAACTCAGAGAACATGATGTTCTGATTACCAAAGATGGAACTATTGGTAAAGTTGGGTACGTTTCAGCACTAGATAAACCGGCCACACTTAACAGTGGGGTTTTTGTTATTCGCTCTAAGAAAAATAGTTTTGTACCACGCTATCTGTTCTATGTACTTACATCTCAACTCTTTAATGAGTTCATGAATCAAATCACGGCTGGTTCAACGATTACTCACCTTTATCAAAAGGATTTTGTACACTTCGAGTTCCCAGCTCCGAATATAGAAGAACAGACTGCCATTGCCACTATTCTCTCCGATATGGATAGCGAGTTAAGTGCGCTAGAGCAAAAACTGACCAAGGCTCGCGATTTGAAGCA encodes the following:
- a CDS encoding restriction endonuclease subunit S; translation: MAEKMMQAKAGELVAKQTIPAGYKQTEMGVIPEDWEVYFLHELANFGGGTTPLRAKYERYYQCGIHPWVKTLDLNNSVISITDECVTEKALQETSLKLHDIGSVLVAMYGGFNQIGRTGLLNVNAAINQALVAIIPKKGSLDSKYLLHNLNFNVDYWKGIASSSRKDPNITSNDVKAFKLPIPTIEEQKAIATAVSNSDALIVSLEQLIAKKQAIKTATMQQLLTGRTRLPQFALHPDGTPKGYKSSELGQIPEDWKILSIGQDAALKARIGWQALTTKEYQDSGEVFLVTGTDFDAGLVMWDRCCYVSEWRYKQDPNIQLREHDVLITKDGTIGKVGYVSALDKPATLNSGVFVIRSKKNSFVPRYLFYVLTSQLFNEFMNQITAGSTITHLYQKDFVHFEFPAPNIEEQTAIATILSDMDSELSALEQKLTKARDLKQGMMQQLLTGRIRLPLPQEA
- the qatD gene encoding Qat anti-phage system TatD family nuclease QatD, which codes for MTTQGLVDFHCHLDLYPDHAAAVQMAEDAGIFTLAVTTTPRAWPRNNELTQHTRYVRAALGLHPQLVAEREHEIKLWDQYLSETRYVGEVGLDAGPRFYKSLDAQKRVFRHVLERCAEAGDKIITVHSVRSVKAVLEHLEAYLPSGRGKVVLHWFTGTKSEAKRAIELGCYFSINAAMLSNERHLPMVNVIPQDRLLTETDGPFTQVGDRFSIPSDVALVVKVLGGINNVPVDKMTEIIRNNLRALLIK
- the qatC gene encoding Qat anti-phage system QueC-like protein QatC; this encodes MMKRQLLVGRFGPDDLADISVGVDEQRTDLQLIVGDKSLNHGIGGALTSLKQHGVFPTEIGIDLLVLAAHVHAADTRISRIEQSQDSWTREIRLVIPVSNPVTWRAAASTLKKMLDFLTGDRWEIEFRVRPSKFSSIAQTPPLNLINPPFDSLSLFSGGLDSLIGAINLLEDGFTPLLISHFGEGATSDAQGKLLSGLKNQYKKSPFERLRVGMTFEDGLIAGVGSENSTRGRSFLFFALGVFAGTGLRHRFTLRVPENGLIALNVPLDPLRLGSNSTRTTHPYYMARWNELLDVLGINGEVQNPCWSQTKGEMAASCRNPDLLRKLVPDSLSCSSPTKGRWKGLSIEHCGYCLPCLIRRAALDNAWGAGNDGTIYTVSDLHAQPLDTREATGKQVRSFQYAIERLKNKPQLASLLIHKPGPLDDESGHLEEWANVYLRGLTEVASLINGVKTRPS
- a CDS encoding type I restriction-modification system subunit M: MAIKKNELYSSLWASCDELRGGMDASQYKDYVLTLLFVKYVSDKAKGNPYAMIEVPGGASFDDMVALKGSKEIGEGINRIISALAVANDLQGIITIADFNDEDKLGKGKEMTDRLSKLVAIFEGLDLSANRTEGDDLLGDAYEYLMRHFATESGKSKGQFYTPAEVSRILAKVIGISRQTPQDATVYDPTCGSGSLLLKASDEASPKGLSIYGQEMDNATQALARMNMILHDNPTAKVWKGNTLADPQWKEANGALKTFDFAVANPPFSNKNWTSGLDAEHDPFDRFNWGVPPEKNGDYAFLLHIIKSLKSTGKGAVILPHGVLFRGNAEARIRENLLKQGYIKGIIGLPANLFYGTGIPACIIVIDKEHAQARAFNPTRATSEQQRILMVDASRGFIKDGNKNRLREQDIHRIVDTFTRGLTLDGYSRWVPLAEIAANDYNLNIPRYIDGSEGEDLHDLAAHLQGGIPERDIAALGPYWQIFPTLKTTLFAPLRHGYSQAKVPAAKVKGTILAHDEFTRFKQAALAPFSNWYAACQLSEFAKGDSPKALIEEISEALLEAYRSAGLGELLDPYAIYQLLMDYWQSQLQDDLYVLSQDGWEAGRVLRELKVEKGEKQKESADLVIGKAKYKAELIPPALLVARFFSEQQQALEKLQAALDEATQALESFIEEQSGEEGSLAEALNDKEKVTAASVKARLKLATDREEKAVLKQAQTLFDTEASAKKAHKEANDALDKAVFAHYPKLDDTEIKTLLVEDKWQASLCGALEAEIERVTQQLATRVKELEERYSSSLPQLTKSVSELEAKVATHLKAMGLEWA